One window of the Desulfocurvibacter africanus subsp. africanus DSM 2603 genome contains the following:
- a CDS encoding prepilin-type N-terminal cleavage/methylation domain-containing protein, with product MFRVRIEWGGIRQDGSPILTLLPQGNLGTSVQAPSVRQGGFTLLEIIVVVLIISLMAGAVAGMAYRQSDAFRLTLAGRQVYGFLRSARSFALLDERENPCLYDPATRELTEQARGKRLRLPDGVNLAWSESVGTAEPEEDREEGVPVARFYPDGSSDGSGVLLYAGRRELRLSLDPVFGWVRLEMQPQGAG from the coding sequence GTGTTTCGCGTGAGGATTGAATGGGGCGGCATCCGCCAGGACGGCTCGCCCATCCTCACTCTTCTCCCGCAAGGGAACCTGGGGACATCCGTCCAGGCACCGTCCGTGCGGCAGGGCGGCTTCACCCTGCTCGAAATCATCGTGGTCGTGCTCATCATTTCGCTCATGGCCGGGGCCGTGGCCGGCATGGCTTACCGTCAGAGCGACGCCTTCCGACTCACGCTGGCCGGCCGGCAGGTCTACGGTTTCCTGCGCTCGGCGCGCAGCTTCGCCCTGCTGGACGAGCGGGAGAACCCCTGTCTGTACGATCCGGCCACCCGTGAGCTGACGGAGCAGGCCCGAGGCAAGCGCTTGCGCCTGCCCGATGGCGTGAACCTGGCCTGGAGCGAATCCGTCGGGACAGCCGAGCCAGAGGAAGACCGAGAGGAAGGCGTTCCCGTGGCGCGCTTCTACCCCGATGGTTCCTCGGACGGCTCGGGAGTGCTGTTGTATGCGGGCAGGAGGGAGCTGCGCCTGAGCCTGGACCCGGTCTTCGGCTGGGTGCGCCTGGAAATGCAGCCTCAGGGAGCAGGCTGA
- the gspG gene encoding type II secretion system major pseudopilin GspG encodes MDCHNELLHRRARQGGFTLIEILIVVFIIGLLAALVGPQLFKRVGGAKQKMARTQIEVLGTALDTYRLDVGQYPSSEQGLTALVTQPGDVQTWDGPYLRKDVPADPWGSQYIYRSPGEHGEYDLLSLGADKAEGGEGENQDVASWEN; translated from the coding sequence ATGGATTGCCATAACGAACTCCTTCACCGTCGCGCCCGCCAAGGCGGGTTCACCCTCATCGAGATCCTCATCGTGGTCTTCATCATCGGCCTGCTGGCCGCCCTGGTTGGGCCGCAGCTCTTCAAGCGCGTGGGCGGGGCCAAGCAGAAGATGGCCCGCACGCAGATCGAGGTGCTGGGCACGGCCCTGGACACCTACCGCTTGGACGTGGGCCAGTACCCTTCCAGCGAGCAAGGCCTGACGGCGCTGGTAACCCAGCCCGGCGACGTGCAAACCTGGGACGGCCCTTACCTGCGCAAGGATGTTCCCGCCGATCCCTGGGGCAGTCAGTACATCTATCGCAGCCCCGGCGAACATGGCGAATACGACCTGCTGTCCTTGGGCGCGGACAAGGCCGAGGGCGGCGAAGGAGAGAACCAGGACGTGGCGAGCTGGGAGAACTAA
- a CDS encoding sulfotransferase family protein: MYFHTPTFLKAMSLVFTRRPLSVRHMLFAVIFSALFLVLRAVVIAGRILDDFFYPGWRSQEVRRPIFIIGNPRSGTTFTHRLMAGDERFTCFKLWQTIFPAVTYYRLFSLLGRFDREIGAPFARMLAYVMRKGLSGWEKMHPTGPDKAESDEMLFVYAFLSPLVSLLFPYLDELPQLKFPDRLPEDDPVHLRLYFKDCLKRHVYATRVTRANGKAEPDRILLEKVALIAGRLRLVLAAVPDVRIVHLVRHPYESVPSLMSMFHAPLPTLAPQHAAKNGPAMRQVATMIFEYYRTILEVKRGLSPDRFLEVRYEDLVADPAATVKRIYDVFCIPVSPNYKDWLAQEAGRARGYKSEHAYSLEEFGLTKDIVYAELKDVFDEYGFKP; the protein is encoded by the coding sequence ATGTACTTCCATACTCCCACATTCCTTAAGGCCATGTCGCTCGTGTTCACCCGCAGGCCGCTCTCGGTCCGGCACATGCTCTTCGCCGTGATCTTCTCGGCTCTGTTCCTGGTCCTGCGCGCCGTTGTCATCGCCGGGCGCATCCTGGACGACTTTTTTTATCCGGGCTGGCGCTCTCAGGAGGTCAGGCGACCCATCTTCATCATAGGCAATCCGCGCAGCGGAACAACCTTCACCCACCGGCTCATGGCCGGAGACGAGCGCTTCACCTGCTTCAAGCTCTGGCAAACCATCTTTCCGGCCGTGACCTATTACAGGCTTTTCAGCCTGCTCGGCCGATTTGACCGCGAGATCGGTGCGCCCTTTGCCAGGATGCTGGCCTATGTCATGCGCAAGGGGCTTTCAGGCTGGGAAAAAATGCATCCCACGGGACCGGACAAGGCCGAATCGGACGAAATGCTGTTCGTCTATGCCTTCCTGAGCCCGCTGGTGTCCCTGCTCTTCCCGTATCTGGACGAACTGCCGCAGCTCAAGTTCCCGGACCGCCTGCCCGAGGACGACCCGGTGCATCTGCGCCTGTATTTCAAGGACTGCCTCAAGCGGCACGTCTACGCAACGCGCGTCACGCGGGCCAACGGCAAGGCGGAGCCGGACCGGATACTGTTGGAGAAGGTCGCGCTCATCGCCGGCAGGCTGCGCCTGGTCCTCGCCGCCGTGCCCGACGTGCGCATCGTGCACCTGGTGCGCCATCCCTACGAGTCGGTGCCCTCGCTCATGAGCATGTTCCATGCGCCCCTGCCCACTCTGGCCCCGCAGCATGCGGCCAAGAACGGTCCGGCCATGCGCCAGGTGGCGACCATGATCTTCGAGTACTACCGGACCATTCTGGAAGTGAAGCGCGGCCTGTCGCCCGATCGTTTCCTGGAGGTGCGCTACGAGGATCTCGTGGCCGACCCGGCCGCTACCGTGAAGCGCATCTATGACGTGTTCTGCATCCCCGTGAGCCCTAACTACAAGGACTGGCTGGCTCAGGAAGCCGGCAGAGCCAGGGGCTACAAAAGCGAGCACGCCTATTCCCTGGAAGAGTTCGGCCTGACCAAGGATATAGTCTATGCCGAGCTGAAGGACGTTTTTGATGAGTACGGCTTCAAGCCGTAG
- a CDS encoding TraR/DksA family transcriptional regulator: MRQSRFNSIKNNIETEIASIREALQKWSSYNESQDPITVSELAGTGMSYLAWKKRMDQRLFELSRALSRMEGENYGTCADCGEDIPIQRLEAVPDTVYCVGCMRHREG, encoded by the coding sequence ATGAGACAGAGTCGATTTAATTCAATCAAGAACAACATTGAAACAGAGATTGCCAGCATTCGTGAGGCATTGCAGAAATGGTCTTCCTACAATGAATCGCAAGATCCCATAACTGTCAGCGAACTGGCCGGAACCGGCATGAGCTATCTCGCCTGGAAGAAGCGCATGGACCAGCGGCTATTCGAACTGTCCAGGGCTTTGAGTAGAATGGAAGGCGAGAACTACGGCACCTGTGCGGATTGCGGTGAGGACATACCCATCCAACGCCTGGAGGCTGTGCCCGACACGGTGTACTGCGTTGGCTGCATGCGACACAGGGAAGGTTAG
- the gspE gene encoding type II secretion system ATPase GspE → MSNIIDAMIDRGMLQRDELRRVVANSRTGEPPYKVAIRTGLVSEDDFLGLVAAELGIPFIKTLPETYDPEAFSRISPLFMQEHAFVPMAVHDDKLSIVISDPFDHIVIDTLKKLFRVGDIELAISREESIRAWIQAHYLHGEHRQQDSDDEQAAEPEFLAFEDVEQLKDLASEAPVVKKVNLILTKAVESAASDIHLETFQDRIQVRFRIDGILQDFEALPRHLQQAIVSRIKIMARLDIAERRLPQDGKMFLKIAGKSIDMRVSCLPTTHGESVVIRLLDRTSISFSMEKLGFPALQLEAFDQLIRQPHGIVLVTGPTGSGKTTTLYSALNTLNSPDKKIITIEDPVEYDLDGINQVQANPKAGLTFASGLRSIVRQDPDVILIGEIRDRETADIAVQSALTGHLVFSTLHTNDAAGAVTRLVEIGVEDYLLSSSLLGILAQRLLRVLCPACKKPFLPDEALVRRLGMPWTPTPAEPLYEAVGCPKCSNTGYRGRTAIFEVLPVSDEVKSLILESKSSTAIRDLAVSQGMQLLRDSGWEKVRQGLSSATEVLRVAGG, encoded by the coding sequence ATGTCTAATATCATCGATGCCATGATAGACCGAGGAATGCTGCAACGCGACGAACTGCGCCGCGTTGTGGCCAACAGCCGAACGGGCGAACCGCCCTACAAGGTGGCCATACGCACGGGCCTCGTGTCGGAGGACGACTTTCTCGGCCTGGTGGCCGCGGAACTCGGCATACCCTTCATCAAAACCCTTCCCGAGACGTACGACCCCGAGGCCTTCTCCCGCATTTCGCCGCTGTTCATGCAGGAGCACGCCTTCGTGCCCATGGCCGTGCACGACGACAAACTATCCATCGTCATCAGCGATCCCTTCGACCATATCGTCATCGATACGCTCAAGAAACTATTCAGGGTGGGCGATATAGAGCTGGCCATAAGCCGCGAGGAATCCATCCGCGCCTGGATCCAGGCCCACTACCTGCACGGCGAGCACCGCCAGCAGGACAGTGATGACGAGCAGGCCGCCGAACCAGAGTTCCTTGCCTTCGAGGATGTGGAGCAGCTCAAGGATTTGGCCTCCGAGGCCCCGGTAGTCAAGAAGGTCAACCTCATCCTGACCAAGGCCGTGGAGAGCGCGGCCAGCGACATCCACCTGGAGACCTTTCAGGATCGCATCCAGGTGCGCTTCCGCATCGACGGAATCCTGCAAGATTTCGAGGCCCTGCCTCGTCATCTGCAACAGGCCATCGTCTCGCGCATCAAGATCATGGCCCGCCTGGACATCGCCGAACGCCGCCTGCCCCAGGACGGCAAGATGTTCCTCAAGATCGCCGGCAAATCCATAGACATGCGCGTGTCCTGCCTGCCCACGACCCACGGCGAGTCCGTGGTCATCCGCCTGCTGGACCGCACGTCCATCTCGTTTTCCATGGAGAAACTGGGCTTTCCGGCCCTGCAACTGGAGGCCTTCGACCAGCTCATTCGCCAACCCCACGGCATCGTCCTGGTCACCGGCCCCACAGGCAGTGGCAAAACCACCACGCTCTACTCGGCCCTCAACACGCTCAACTCGCCGGATAAAAAAATCATCACCATCGAGGATCCGGTGGAATATGACCTGGACGGCATCAACCAGGTTCAGGCCAATCCGAAAGCCGGATTGACCTTTGCCAGCGGTCTGCGCTCCATCGTGCGCCAGGACCCGGATGTGATCCTCATCGGCGAGATCCGCGACCGGGAAACGGCGGATATCGCCGTGCAGTCGGCCCTCACGGGCCACCTGGTCTTCTCCACCCTGCACACCAACGACGCGGCAGGCGCCGTGACGCGGCTGGTTGAGATCGGAGTGGAGGACTACCTGCTGTCCTCGTCCCTCTTGGGCATCCTGGCCCAGCGACTGCTGCGAGTGCTCTGTCCGGCCTGCAAGAAACCCTTTCTGCCTGATGAAGCCTTGGTCCGCAGGTTGGGCATGCCCTGGACGCCCACTCCGGCCGAACCACTGTACGAGGCCGTGGGCTGCCCCAAGTGCAGCAATACCGGCTATCGCGGCAGGACGGCCATCTTCGAGGTCCTGCCCGTGAGCGACGAAGTCAAGAGCCTCATCCTGGAGAGCAAGAGCTCCACGGCCATCCGCGATCTGGCCGTGAGCCAGGGCATGCAGCTGCTTCGTGACAGCGGCTGGGAAAAGGTGCGCCAGGGCCTGTCCTCGGCCACGGAAGTCCTGCGCGTGGCGGGAGGCTAA
- a CDS encoding SDR family oxidoreductase, with amino-acid sequence MDLVIGGSGFIGSHLVSLLQAAGRLVRVFDRKPWHTDLPKPAEILLGDIRDGRAVQEAARGCERVFHLAANPMLWDRNPDVFDQVNRQGTENVIRAAREAKVQRLVYTSTESILTPRDHPGPITEDVRVTEEDQLGPYCLSKYRAERAVLELAASGFDAVVVNPTMPLGPGDRNLTPPGRMVRNFLQGKIKGYIDCRLNFVDVRDAAMGHMLAAERGVPGRRYILAGHNLSVKELLTMAAREAGMKPPAFRVPYGLALAFSRMEEWWGRRTGRQPMSSVTGVKLCRRSMAFDGSRTWRELGGAEGFRIRPLADTLRDTLRWHLEEMGR; translated from the coding sequence ATGGATCTGGTCATAGGCGGCAGCGGCTTTATCGGCAGCCATCTCGTCAGCCTGCTCCAGGCCGCGGGAAGGCTGGTGCGCGTATTCGATCGCAAGCCCTGGCATACGGACCTTCCGAAGCCCGCCGAAATCCTGCTGGGCGACATCCGCGACGGCCGAGCCGTGCAGGAGGCCGCCCGAGGCTGCGAGCGCGTCTTCCATCTGGCGGCCAATCCCATGCTGTGGGACCGCAACCCGGATGTGTTCGATCAGGTCAACCGCCAGGGCACCGAGAACGTCATCCGGGCCGCGCGCGAGGCCAAGGTCCAGCGGCTCGTATACACCTCCACCGAGTCCATCCTCACGCCGCGCGACCATCCGGGCCCCATAACCGAGGACGTGCGCGTGACCGAGGAGGATCAGCTCGGGCCTTACTGCCTTTCCAAGTACCGCGCCGAGCGGGCCGTCCTGGAACTGGCCGCCTCGGGCTTCGACGCCGTGGTGGTCAACCCGACCATGCCGCTGGGTCCCGGCGATCGCAACCTGACTCCGCCGGGGCGCATGGTGCGAAATTTCCTGCAAGGCAAGATCAAGGGCTACATCGACTGCAGGCTCAACTTCGTGGACGTGCGCGACGCGGCCATGGGCCACATGCTGGCCGCCGAACGCGGGGTGCCGGGCCGGCGCTACATCCTGGCCGGCCATAACCTGAGCGTAAAGGAGCTGCTGACCATGGCGGCGCGCGAGGCAGGCATGAAGCCGCCGGCTTTCCGCGTGCCCTATGGCTTGGCTCTGGCCTTCAGCCGGATGGAGGAATGGTGGGGCCGGCGCACGGGCCGCCAGCCAATGTCTTCGGTGACGGGCGTGAAGCTATGCCGACGCTCGATGGCCTTCGACGGCAGCCGTACCTGGCGCGAACTGGGCGGCGCGGAAGGCTTCCGCATACGGCCGCTGGCGGACACGTTGCGGGATACGCTGCGCTGGCATCTGGAAGAGATGGGAAGATGA
- a CDS encoding type IV pilus modification PilV family protein — MSRAHGMPGASAQPVQIGQASQVSQAGFTLMEVLVAAVIVGLTVSVFFQLLSGSLRLEVRSRQTAEAVVESRMLFDQLMAMDVRDDEYPWSGEAEGRAWNVSMYAVDVPAPLDADAQSDEQSEDELLTVRTPSELYRFVLDFTAKGGRNVRLSLYRDYEPGYFNDDFKNDHVQELAEGERPVLEELPPAEELEAAQE, encoded by the coding sequence ATGAGCCGCGCGCACGGCATGCCCGGCGCTTCCGCCCAGCCCGTCCAGATCGGCCAGGCCAGCCAGGTTAGCCAGGCGGGCTTCACGCTCATGGAGGTCCTCGTGGCCGCGGTCATCGTGGGCCTGACCGTGTCGGTCTTCTTTCAGCTCCTTTCCGGGAGCCTTCGGCTGGAGGTTCGCAGCCGCCAGACAGCCGAGGCCGTGGTGGAGTCGCGTATGCTCTTCGACCAGCTCATGGCCATGGACGTGCGCGATGATGAGTACCCCTGGAGCGGTGAGGCCGAAGGCCGCGCCTGGAACGTGAGCATGTATGCCGTGGATGTGCCCGCACCCCTTGATGCAGATGCGCAGTCCGACGAGCAGTCCGAGGATGAGCTGCTTACGGTGCGAACCCCCTCGGAGCTGTACAGGTTCGTGCTCGACTTCACGGCCAAAGGAGGTCGCAATGTGCGCCTGTCCCTCTACCGGGATTACGAGCCGGGCTATTTCAACGACGATTTCAAGAACGACCATGTGCAGGAGCTTGCCGAGGGCGAGCGGCCGGTGCTGGAGGAGTTGCCCCCGGCCGAAGAGCTAGAGGCGGCTCAGGAATGA
- a CDS encoding PulJ/GspJ family protein: protein MRHTALIATHAGVRGEALPPAAGGYSRLEANRVQAGFTLLEVVISLTILSLLMLVLYMAFSTAATVWSRTDDGDSPKQRQETVSRLLADDFRGLRPYTLNWEQGRDFAFAGAKGTVFYVTTGGLGSTDRADHGLFFACLFLAPEERTRPGRDSAQALYLYKSPYPDEDYFLALHDFATSTGDTRASWLPPESMRERSRLLLGHLGEAAFSFSAGAAILPEEQDASPFAASRLLPEEDWAKQSLPAVTQLEYALDGQVFRALAMYGGLTE from the coding sequence ATGAGACACACGGCACTTATCGCCACACATGCCGGGGTCCGGGGGGAGGCTCTCCCCCCGGCCGCCGGAGGCTATTCACGCCTTGAAGCGAATCGTGTTCAGGCCGGTTTCACGCTCCTGGAGGTGGTCATCTCCCTGACCATACTCTCCTTGCTCATGCTCGTGCTTTATATGGCCTTTTCCACCGCGGCCACGGTCTGGAGCCGCACGGACGACGGAGACTCGCCAAAACAGCGCCAGGAAACAGTAAGCAGGCTGCTGGCCGACGATTTTCGCGGGCTGCGGCCTTACACCCTCAACTGGGAGCAGGGCCGCGACTTCGCCTTTGCCGGAGCCAAGGGCACGGTTTTCTACGTGACCACCGGCGGACTCGGCTCAACGGATCGCGCGGACCACGGGCTGTTCTTCGCCTGCCTCTTCCTGGCCCCGGAGGAAAGAACCAGGCCGGGCAGGGATAGTGCGCAGGCCTTGTACCTCTACAAGTCGCCCTACCCTGACGAGGACTACTTCCTGGCCTTGCACGATTTCGCCACGAGCACTGGCGACACCCGCGCTTCCTGGCTTCCGCCCGAAAGTATGCGCGAACGCTCCCGCTTGCTTCTGGGCCATCTGGGCGAGGCGGCCTTCAGCTTCTCGGCCGGAGCGGCCATTTTACCGGAGGAGCAGGACGCAAGCCCCTTTGCCGCCAGCCGTCTCCTGCCCGAGGAAGACTGGGCCAAGCAGTCCCTGCCGGCGGTGACACAGCTTGAATACGCACTTGACGGACAGGTGTTCAGGGCGCTGGCCATGTACGGAGGACTGACGGAATGA
- a CDS encoding type II secretion system F family protein: MREGMRMAMDDTTQAATQLEYAYRAVASDGRVATGTMTGENERQVALALQQKGLVPLEITPPAGAEQARSRRGRRKVVAIPGIPRAIRAGRTPRVSRVRNKALIAFAENLSMLLSAGIALDKSLFIITELTEGRVFRKVVADVHERIREGSSLGDALAQHPGAFPPVFVSMVTAGEKGGILEAVLDKLTDYLKNVQEIREYLVSSMIYPAILSLTSAVSVFVLLTVVLPRFATIFDDLGAAIPLPTQIMLATGAFLRGWWWAMLLAALLAVLGFRSWARTPGGRLAFDSFKLRAPLVGSIMVRIELARLSRTLGTLLSNGVSILASLNIVRGVVQNSDLKGRLGQIIEDIKQGVPLSRSLAAIEYMPSLAVHMIGVGEQTGRLDAMLHKVADVYDKELRASIKSFTSIFEPAVILVLGLVIGIMVVSIMLAIFSINEIGV, from the coding sequence GTGCGGGAAGGCATGCGCATGGCCATGGACGACACGACCCAGGCGGCGACCCAACTGGAGTACGCCTATCGGGCCGTGGCCAGTGACGGACGGGTTGCCACCGGGACCATGACCGGCGAGAACGAGCGCCAAGTGGCTCTCGCTCTGCAACAGAAAGGCTTGGTGCCCCTGGAGATAACTCCCCCGGCGGGCGCGGAGCAGGCTCGGTCGCGTCGCGGCCGGCGCAAGGTCGTTGCAATCCCGGGCATACCCCGCGCAATCCGCGCCGGGAGGACGCCGCGCGTCAGCCGTGTGCGCAACAAGGCGCTCATCGCCTTTGCCGAGAATCTGTCTATGCTCTTGTCCGCGGGCATCGCCCTGGACAAGAGCCTGTTCATCATCACCGAGCTGACCGAAGGCCGCGTCTTTCGCAAGGTGGTGGCCGACGTGCACGAGCGCATACGCGAGGGCAGCTCCCTGGGCGACGCCCTGGCCCAGCACCCCGGAGCCTTTCCACCGGTCTTCGTGAGCATGGTCACGGCCGGCGAAAAGGGCGGAATCCTGGAGGCGGTGCTGGACAAGCTCACGGACTACCTCAAGAACGTGCAGGAGATTCGCGAATACCTTGTTTCGTCCATGATCTACCCGGCCATCCTGTCGCTGACCTCGGCCGTGTCCGTATTCGTGCTGCTCACCGTGGTCCTGCCGCGTTTCGCCACCATCTTCGACGACCTGGGCGCGGCCATACCTCTGCCCACGCAGATCATGCTCGCGACCGGAGCCTTCCTGCGCGGCTGGTGGTGGGCCATGCTCCTGGCCGCGCTGCTGGCGGTTCTGGGTTTCCGCTCCTGGGCTCGCACTCCGGGCGGCCGCCTGGCCTTCGACAGTTTCAAGCTGCGCGCGCCGCTGGTGGGCTCCATCATGGTGCGCATCGAGCTGGCGCGCCTCTCGCGCACGCTGGGCACGCTGCTTTCGAACGGCGTGTCCATCCTGGCCTCGCTCAACATCGTGCGCGGCGTGGTCCAGAACAGCGACCTCAAGGGCCGCCTGGGCCAGATCATCGAGGACATCAAGCAGGGCGTGCCCCTATCGCGCTCGCTGGCCGCCATCGAGTACATGCCATCCCTGGCCGTGCACATGATCGGCGTGGGCGAGCAGACCGGCCGGCTGGACGCCATGCTGCACAAGGTCGCCGATGTCTATGACAAGGAGCTGCGCGCGAGCATCAAGTCCTTCACATCCATTTTCGAACCGGCCGTGATTCTCGTGCTCGGTCTGGTTATCGGCATAATGGTCGTGTCCATAATGCTGGCGATTTTCAGCATCAATGAAATCGGCGTCTGA